A portion of the Tenacibaculum todarodis genome contains these proteins:
- a CDS encoding lipid A-modifier LpxR family protein codes for MKNLLFLSFLSLISLSLFSQIDIEKCVLISKLDNKTYQIDTSIQNDIKVTDFIVSKLFPEIFSIDYNHTTIKANLDCINHTETITWIQHIYINRIIDLEHFIRENKFDSIKKNPISKFDRSPSEMKKILQIINKRTQEVSSYEFALYQHRDAKEKWIKYVYFDHANDFLSFLYNNDRDMTGASRFEVGTDKIKLRLFAKRNDDWYNLNSKSWYTYQTVFAGGEAYTPDLDSPLLISEESYNPYDRPFASFIYFGWSRHGIFRSGKSKYSIEWKIGTIGSLAPDKVQSAIHRDLTIGTRKPYGWDSQIASGGRVGINYNFNFEYLFDKNESYIPYTSLFGDLKVGTQNTSVGVGINFSNKDLKSRGALNIPLLKNNKIDFALNFKTELRYVIHNSMLEGYGVFKRTPDEDPSSPIDIHFLNGDQINRLLSISELSIGIDFKYLGFFYSFNIMSPEYEINNIPEENIPLNDSRWNHVGKLGILFKI; via the coding sequence ATGAAAAACCTACTATTTCTTTCTTTTTTATCACTAATCAGCTTAAGTCTTTTTTCACAAATTGATATAGAAAAATGTGTACTGATTTCGAAATTAGATAACAAAACATATCAAATAGATACAAGTATACAAAACGATATTAAAGTAACTGATTTCATTGTATCTAAATTATTCCCTGAGATTTTTTCAATAGATTATAATCACACCACCATTAAAGCAAACTTAGATTGTATAAACCATACAGAAACAATTACTTGGATTCAACATATTTATATTAATAGAATTATTGACTTAGAGCATTTTATTAGAGAAAACAAATTTGATTCTATAAAAAAAAATCCTATCAGCAAGTTTGACAGATCTCCTAGTGAAATGAAAAAAATATTACAAATTATTAATAAAAGAACTCAAGAAGTATCCTCGTATGAATTTGCTTTATACCAACACAGAGATGCAAAAGAAAAATGGATTAAATATGTTTATTTTGACCATGCAAATGACTTTTTAAGTTTCCTATACAATAATGATAGAGACATGACAGGTGCTTCAAGATTTGAAGTAGGAACTGATAAGATTAAACTCAGACTATTTGCAAAAAGAAATGATGATTGGTATAATTTAAATTCAAAAAGTTGGTATACATATCAAACCGTTTTTGCAGGAGGAGAAGCTTATACACCAGATTTAGATTCCCCTCTGCTTATATCTGAAGAATCTTATAACCCATACGACAGACCTTTTGCTTCATTTATATATTTTGGTTGGAGCAGACATGGTATTTTTCGAAGTGGGAAATCTAAATATAGTATTGAATGGAAAATTGGAACAATTGGTTCATTAGCTCCAGACAAAGTACAATCTGCTATTCATAGGGATTTAACTATTGGAACTAGAAAACCTTATGGTTGGGACAGTCAAATTGCATCTGGGGGAAGAGTAGGAATTAACTATAATTTTAATTTTGAGTATTTATTTGATAAAAACGAATCATATATTCCTTACACATCTTTATTTGGTGATTTAAAAGTTGGAACACAAAACACATCAGTTGGAGTAGGAATTAATTTTTCAAATAAAGATTTAAAATCTAGAGGAGCCTTAAACATTCCTTTATTAAAAAATAATAAAATAGATTTTGCTTTAAACTTTAAAACAGAATTAAGATATGTTATTCATAATTCAATGTTAGAAGGTTATGGTGTTTTTAAAAGGACACCAGACGAAGACCCTTCATCTCCAATAGATATCCACTTTTTAAATGGAGACCAGATAAACAGGTTATTAAGTATTTCTGAATTATCTATAGGAATTGATTTTAAATATTTAGGCTTTTTCTATAGCTTTAATATTATGAGTCCAGAATATGAAATAAATAATATTCCTGAAGAGAATATCCCTTTAAATGATAGTAGATGGAATCATGTTGGTAAATTAGGAATTCTATTTAAAATATAA
- a CDS encoding heavy metal-binding domain-containing protein, translated as MKKLIPIFALCLVCFYSCKKESKLPESPMNKPIPSLPNSNQFTTNVIGGAHYICPKRCKGGTSEAKGTCATCNSALAHNQGFHNTPTNSQFNTPVSTPINTPKTTPASGPNLAGQYHYTCSNGCTGVGDAAGKCNKCSKELVHNAAFHQ; from the coding sequence ATGAAAAAACTGATTCCAATATTCGCATTATGTTTAGTTTGTTTTTATTCTTGTAAAAAAGAATCTAAACTACCTGAATCACCAATGAATAAACCGATTCCTTCGCTTCCAAATTCTAATCAATTTACAACCAATGTAATTGGAGGCGCACATTATATTTGTCCAAAAAGATGTAAAGGTGGAACTTCTGAAGCAAAAGGAACTTGCGCAACATGTAATAGTGCACTTGCTCATAACCAAGGATTTCACAATACACCTACAAATAGCCAATTCAACACTCCTGTAAGTACACCAATCAATACACCAAAAACAACTCCTGCTTCTGGACCAAATTTAGCAGGTCAATATCATTATACTTGTAGTAACGGATGTACAGGTGTTGGAGATGCTGCTGGAAAATGTAACAAATGTTCTAAAGAATTAGTACACAATGCTGCTTTTCATCAATAA